Genomic DNA from Marinobacter sp. LV10MA510-1:
CCGAGTGGATGGGTAGCATCCAGATGAAACTGGACGATGTCGCCGGCAAACGCCCTGTGGCTATCTGGATGGCATGGCTTCCCTATGTGCTGCTGGCAGCGCTGCTGGTGTTTTCACGCACCAACGCCACTGCCAAGGCAGCGTTGAACTCCCTGAGCCTGCGCTTTACCGACATTCTGGGCGAGACTGGGGTATCGGGCAGCCTTGAGCCGCTGTACCTGCCGGGTGGGCTTCTGGTGATGGTGGTCATCCTCACCTACTTCCTGCACCGCATGTCCTTCAGCGAGATGAAGCGCGCCTTTGGTGAGTCCACCAACACCATCGTCGGCGCAGGTTTTGTACTGGTGTTCACCATTCCGATGGTGCGCATTCTGATCAACTCCGGTGTGAACATGTCAGGCCTGCCGTCCATGCCGGTCGCCATGGCCGAAGCGGTCGCGTCATCCGTGGGTGGCGTCTACCCTCTGTTCGCTCCAATGGTCGGTGCACTGGGCGCTTTTATCGCCGGCTCCAATACAGTGTCCAACCTGATGCTCTCGCAGTTCCAGTTCAACACAGCTGAGCTGCTGGGTATTTCCGGGGCGTTGATTGTCGCAGCGCAGTCTGTCGGCGCTGCTGCGGGCAACATGATTGCCATTCACAACGTCGTGGCAGCATCGGCTACGGTTGGGTTGCTTGGGCGTGAAGGTATTACGCTGCGTAAGACCATTCTGCCAACCATCTACTACGTAACGGCAGCGGGCATTCTGACCATGCTTGCGGTCTATGTCTTCGGTGTTGGCGATCCGCTATCTTTGGCGGGCCTGACCACCACCGATAACTAGTCGAGTACGGAAGCTCCCCGGCCCATGTCCTGCTAACCCAGGGCATGGGCCGGGGCTGTCAGTGCCAGCCTTCCAAACGCATGGTGGCACGCTCCAATCGCTGTTCTTCTGTTTCGATATCGCGCAGGTTGTCTCTGATACTCCGAATGTGATCGACCGCTGCGTCTGAAATTTGCTGGCGCGTTGTACCATGTGACGTCTCGCGGAAATCGGCGTGAGATAATTTTTGAATCTGACGATGGCCGCCGCGCCTTTTTGTCAGTTTTCGACGAAGTGTGTGAGACCTTCAACCGGGAATGCGGCGCCTACTGTTTGATGAGCAATCACTACCATCTTTTGATTGAAACACCTGAAGGCAATCTACCGGAATCGTGTCGATACATCGAGCTGAACCCGGTTCGTGCTTCCATGGTTCAATCTGCGGTTGATTGGCCGTGGAGTGCGTATTCCGGATTATTTATGAGGCAAAACGCAAGACCTGACCCCGTGTTCGTGATAAGCGTTAGGTTTCTCGGGAGCAACCGCAAGCGCACTGTCTCCCCAAATCGCAGGCAAACCCCAAAGGAAGTCGGCCCCATGAGCATCAAACGCATCTTCCCCAGCGCCAATCATCTTCAGCCGGTTGATGGCGAGCCCTTCAGGTCTGTCATTACGGAGTCGGTTGAAGCCGCAATCGTGGCTTGGTACGTAAAGCCAGGCCAAAGAGTTTCAGCTCATCTGCATCCTGAAGGTCAAGACACCTGGACAATCCTGTCCGGCCACGGTCAATACCAACTCGATGCCGCCGGCAGCTCAAAGCAGATCACCGCAGGCGATGTCGTCGTTGCTCACAAAGGTGAAGTTCATGGCGTACTAAACACTGGTTCTGAACCGCTGGTTTTCATATCTGTCGTGTGCCCCGCTCTTTCCGGGTTTGAGCTACTCGAAAGCCAATATGCGCACACAGAGATCTAATCCTTCCGTAGAGAGAACGTGCCCCGGCACGCCAGGGCACGGTTCTCACCTCAAACGTTAGGCGGCTTAAAATAATTACGCCGTTTATTTACGCTGTGACAATTGGCCTTAATGTACGTGCAGGCTATCGCACAAACGCCGCCCAGGCTGGCGCTCGGGCATCGTGCAAAAGTGTCTTTTCTGAACATCCGTTTGGATTTGTTGGTTTGTGGCGCTTGCAGGAGCCGGGGTCAGGTCTTGCGTTTTGCCCCTTGCCTTGCCGTTTCGTTGTAATCGTCTCAGTCTATCCCGCCTTAATTAGAACCACGGAAGGAGCCAGGGAATGGCCAGACCGCTGCGACTGGAATTTGCCGGTGCGTTGTACCATGTGACGTCTCGCGGAAACCGGCGTGAGATGATTTTTGAATCTGACGATGACCGCCGCACCTTTGCCGACTATGATGTAATACAGTGTAGTTGTTGAGTCTGAGGGTATCGTCATGAGTGTCACTACAGTTCGTCTTCAAGCAGAAGTTGAGCAGCATCTGGAAGCCATCGCCGGTAGGCTCCAACGGAGTAAAGGCTGGGTAATCAATCAAGCATTGTTGGAATACATAGAAAAGCAGCAGCTTGAGCAGGAGCGATGGACGCAAACGCTGGAAGCAATGGAATCTGCCGCACAAGGCAAATTGGTTGATGCCAGTGAGGTACACAGTTGGCTTAATAGTTGGGGAGCCGAGAACGAGCAGGATGCGCCGAGATCAGGTAAGTGAAACTGGTTTACACGGATGAAGCCATTGAAGATTTAAAGCGCCTCAGGGCGTTCATCGCGGTTAACAGCCCGTCGGCGGCGGCCAAGATTGCCACCGAGTTGGTTGGTAAAATTGAGTTGCTTTCAGATTTCCCCAACATGGGCACACAAGTGGAAATGGCACCGGTGCCTGATTCCATTCGAGATATGGTTTTCGGAAAGTACATCGTTCGATACTCAGTTCACGCCAGTGCCATCATCATTCTGCGGGTATGGCATAGCCTGGAGGGTGAACGATAGCAATTTAGCCAGGCGCCCCCCCCGGATGCCTTTGCCTCCGCTTTGCTACGTCAAACGCACCGGTGCGCTCAGCGTTATAACTCAAAAAGGAAAGCAGAGTGAGCGGCGGGGTATCGTCCGTCACAGCCGCAACTCCAGACTTCTCTAGCCTAAACTTTTCCGTGCCCGCAAGTTCAAGCTTTTCTAAGCCCGCGGTGTCGAGCCAGCAATTCAGCTGTGATGGGAGAACGTATTGCTCTCAGATGACATCTTGTTCAGAAGCGACCTATTTTCTGAGGAGTTGCCCCAATACAAAAATGGACGGAAATAACGACGGCGTTCCATGTGAGAGGCAGTGGTGCAGGTGACGAGCCAACTATGTTGACAGGCTCCGACAAGACCTGAACCCGAGGAGCTGCCTAGCTGGAGTGTCGAAAGCTAACCATCTTCATTAGGCGACTTCTAAGACAAAGTTACCTGAATGTCCGTTCACAATAAGCCGGTCGCCTTGTTTTAAGACCGGTGCAGCCACCTTCTTATTATTTGCTTTGCCTTCACTTCGCTCGACCATTGCGAGTCGACTAATCTCGGCCGTACTGCGCTTTGTTTGCTTAAGGAATTGAGTTTTCAGTGACATGTTGATCTCCATATTTTGACTATCCCTTACGTCATTTTCAAATTTAGAGGTCATCTCATCATGGGTGCATGACAGCATGAAGTCATTGGCTTGGCGGCGCCTCATATAAATGCTTTTGAGCAACAGAATTACCTGTTGAAGGGTTTTGACGGTGAGTTGCTGGTGGCATCGGCACTGGACAACTACGCTGACACATAGGGGGAGACGGGCGCTATGAGATCAGCCCAATTGTTACAGGTGTTTACCCTTTAGCGTGTTGTCAGTACGCTTCTTGAGCGCAAGCCGTGCATTATCTACAATGGCGCACTTTCACATACTTCAGGCCATGAATATGAGCGACACAAACTCAAAACCAACCTTGCCAGATCGTCTTGCGGGCAACCCTCGCAGCCCACACCATCTGGAAGAATTTTTCGAGCACCAAATCGGTATTCGGCTGAATGGCAAAGAGCGTAAAGATGTTGATGAATACTGCATCAGTGAAGGTTGGGTGAAAATTGCATCGCCTAGAGCATTGGATCGTCGTGGCCAGCCTATGCTGATCACGCTAAAAGGCACTGTTGAAGCTTACTACACCTAGCCGGTTCCTATAAAGATAGGGGACAGATTTGAAATCTGTCCCCGGTTTGGCCCGTTCCAACAATCATAAAGTTAAGGATGAAGGCAAAAAGATAGGGGACAGATTTGAAATCTGTCCCCGGATTAAAGGCCCAATAACAAAGAGCGCGCTATGGAACCCGGATCTGCAACACTGACCATGACCGTTTTGATGACGCCGGATATGGCCAACTTTTCCGGCAATGTGCACGGTGGTGCTTTGCTGAAGCATCTTGATGAAGTGGCCTATGCTTGCGCCAGCCGGTATGCAGGTGCTTATGTCGTTACCTTGTCGGTCGATCAGGTTATGTTTCTTCAACCCGTTCATGTGGGTGAGCTGGTGACCTTTCTGGCCAGCGTTAATTACACTGGGCGCACATCGATGGAGGTGGGGATTAAGGTGATCACTGAAAACATTCGTGAAAAGCTGGTCCGGCATACCAACAGCTGCTTTTTCACCATGGTGGCGGTTGATGAGAATGGGAAAGCCGTCGAGGTGCCCAAGCTGGGACCACGTACGGGTGATCAAATCAGGCGATTTGCGAACGGCCAGGAACGCCGTGCGATTCGTGTGGAGCTAGAGGAGCGTTATAAGGCACTTCAACGTCCGGGGGCATAGCAGACACTGCAATACTCGAAAGCCGGGCAGGCCTGATCCTGAAGATTAGACTTGGCCCGGTTTTCGTTCTTTCAATAATGCGAGCGGGTGTCGCTTTCTGGGCTTTCGGTAGGCACCAGAGCCTTGAACAGGTCTTGGACTTCCAGAACCCCAACCTGCTTACCTTTGCGAACCACGCGATAGGTGAGGCTGGTATCGCCTCCAGACAGCGCAATCACCGATTCCAGGTTGTCTCTTTCACCGATATCGCCGGCAACGTTTTCAGGCGCTTCCGTGGTTTTCTTCATGACGGACCGAACCCGCAGTACCCGGGCGCGATTGATGTCGCTGATAAAGTTGACGATGTAAGGATCGTTCGGGTGCATCAGTATTTCTTGCGGTTCACCCTGCTGAACAATATAGCCTTCTTTGAGTATGACCAGGTGGTCTGCCAATTTCAGTGACTCGTCCAAATCGTGGGTAATGAAGACGATGGTCTTCTGCAGCTCGTCCTGTAGCTCCAGCAGCAGGTCTTGCATGTCTGACCGTATCAGCGGGTCCAGTGCCGAGAAGGCCTCGTCCATCAGCATGATCGGTGAGTTAGAGGCCAGCGCCCGGGCGATACCAACGCGCTGTTGCATACCACCAGACAACTGGTGCGGGTACTGGTATTCGTTGCCTTCCAGACCCACGCGGGCAATCCATTTTTTGGCTTCCGCTTCGAATTCCTCAATCTTATGGCCGCGCACGGAAAGCGCCATGCCTGCGTTTTCAAGGACGGTTTTGTGGGGCAGCAGCGCGAATTTCTGGAACACCATCGACATGTTTTCCCGACGCAGCTTGCGCAACTGGTCTTCGTCAAAGATCAACACGTTCTCGCCATCCACTTCGATCTCACCGGCGGTGGGTTCAATCAGCCGGTTGAGATGTCTTATGAGCGTTGACTTGCCAGATCCTGACAGGCCCATGATGACGGTCACATGGCCCTCGCGAATGTCCACGTTAATATCCTGAAGGCCCAGCACGTGCTGGTGCTGTTCGAGCAGTTCGGCCTTTCCCATGCCCTGTTTCACGTATTCAAGGGCAACGTCGGGAGTAGGGCCGAAAATCTTGTACAGGTTCCGGATTGAAATCTTGATGTCCCGATCCACAATGCGCTTCCTTACTGTTTTTGCGAGGCGTTAATACGCGCCAGCGATGCTTTGGTTACCCGGTCCAGAATGACCGCCAGAATAACAATGCCAAGACCCGCTACCAGGCCAACGCCGAGTTCCAGATTGCGTATGCCCTGCAGTACCAGCACGCCAAGGCCGGGCGCCGACACCAAAGAGGCAATAACAACCATGGCCAGGCTCATCATGATGGTCTGGTTTACCCCTGCCATGATGTTAGGAAGCGCCAGCGGAATCTGTACCTTGTACAGCATTTGCCGGCTGGTCATGCCGAAGGCATTCGCCGCTTCAATCACGTCTGGGTCCACCAGCCGGATACCAAGGTTGGTCATGCGAATAACGGGCACAATGGCGTAAAGAATGATGGCGATGCCGTACAGCTTGGATTCGGTCACGCTGAACAGAAAAATCAGCGGGATCAGATACACGAAAGGAGGCAGGGTCTGCAGCATGTCGAGTACCGGGATCGTCAGCCTCTGCATCATGTCATTTCGGGACATGCCGATACCAATAGGTACGCCCAGCAGTACACAGATGAATGCGCAAACAAGTATAATCGCCAGCGTTTGCATGGCGTATTCGTAGTAGTCGATGAAGGCGAGCAGGCACAGGCTGCCAGCCACGAAGCCGACCAGCTTCCAGGATTTGGTGACAAACAGAACAACCGCCAGCAGAATCGGAATAACGATCCACCATGGCGTCGTGAGAATACCGTAAAGCGTGCCATCAAGGGCCCAGCTCAAGGGCTGGGTGATGGGGTCCAGCACAACGCTGAGGTTGTCTTTGATGGCAAGAAAACCTTGTTCTAACCCCTGAGTTAATTCTCGGGACTGGGGGAAGGCTGCGCAGGAGTCATTGAGTGCATCCATGGATGGAAACGGTACGTCCCAGAGGGATTGCTCGGCTTCCGTACCTTTTGATTTGTTGAGCAACTCGGCCATCGACATGGGCGCGTTGCTCTTGCCCTCAGCGCACCACTCTGTGAGTCCGAGCGATGAAAATAGGAAGTCGTAGGTTGCCATGAGCGTTCAATATTCCTTGCGCATTCAAAATGAGGTATTGGGTATGACTTTCATTGGCTAAATAAAATAAGAGCCGGCGAACCGGCTCTTATTAAGGACTTCTACTGGCCAAGCACGTTGGCAAGTCGTTGACTGGCTGACTCGTTCAACCAGCTAGACCACTCGTCGCTGTTGTTGCTCAGGAAGTAGACGGCAGCCTCTTCGGCGGAGGCGTTATTTTCATCCATCCAGGCCAGCAAGCTACTCATGGTGCTGGTTTTGAAGGTCATCTTGCTTAGCATCTCAACCACTTCCGGCTCGCGTTCACCAAAGCTGGTGGTGACTGCGGTCAGAACGGGGGCAGCAGGGAACTCGGAGACGCCGGGGTTTTCGGCTTCTTGGGTCTGGTTACGGGCATGAACGTCTGGCTTGTATTCGCCAATTTTAACGCGGGTCATGTCGTACTTGCCCATTGGCACAGTTGGGCCCCAGTAGTAACCGAACCAGGGCTCTTCACTCTGAACCGCGGATGCCATAGAAGTCGCCTGGGTTTCACCGGAACCGTGATCGAATACCGTGATGCCTGACGCTTCCAGATCGAGAGCGCGGATCAGGTTGTCACTGACGACACGGCAGCCCCAACCAACGGGGCAGTTGTTAAAGCGGCTGTCCACCAGTTCGGGATTCGCCATGATGCCTTCGATGGTTTTCAATTCCGGGTGCTTCTCGGCCAGATACGTGGGAATCCACCAGCCTTCAACACCACCGGGGTCCAGTACTTCGGCCACGCGCTTGATTTTGCCTTGCTCTTCCAGTCGCAGGTAGGCCTCGCCGGCAGAGTTCAGCCACAACTCGGTCACGATGTCTGGTTCGCCATTTTCAGCGACCGATGTGACGGCAGGAACGGTATCAGAAGGAATTACCGATACGTCGCAGCCGTAGCCTTGTTCCATAATAAATGTGGCGACGCCTGTTACTACAGCGTTGGAGGCCCAGGTCATCTGGGTGATGGATACTTCACCGCATTCGGCGGCAGCGAGCGAGGGTGCAGACAGGGCGCACAAAAGCGCCACGGGCGTTAGTTTACGCATGGTTGGTACTCCATTTGGGTTTAAACGTGCACGGCACAGGGGCCAATGAGGGAGTCCGGAAGACTTCTCGGGAGATGATCTCGCGCTTTGTAAGCGTATTTGAAAGGCAATGCAAACGGTAAGACCTCGGTTATTACTTAGGTACCAGAGTAATGATTTGAGTAGGAGTTACAAGTGATTAATTTTAAATGTCGCTAAAAATTCCACATTGCGGTCGTATTTTTCTGACCGGATTGTCAACGGAAGATAGGGGACAGATTTGAAATCTGTCCCCGGTTTTTTGGCCAGTTTCCCACGACCGTTAAGCAGTAACGACTTCTTTCTCATCAATCACGGCGGCGCCAATGATGTCGCCGACTACGTTGGAAGCGGTGCCGCCCATGCCGATCAGAGCATCTACGCCGGCAATCAGGGCGACTATTTCCAGCGGTAAACCAAACATGCTTAGAACTGCTGATAAGGTCACCAGGCCGGCGGCGGGCACTCCGGCCGTGCCAATAGACAGTACTGTTCCGATCACCACGATGGTTACCAGATCAACCAATGCCAGATCCAGCCCCATGATGTTAGCGGCGAATACCAAAGATACGCCCATGCGCAGTGCGCCACCGTCGGAGTTAAAAATGGCGCCTAGCGGCAGGGCGAAGTTGGCGGTTTTGGCCGATACGCCTGCTTTTTTTGCAACAGAGATAGCGACTGGTAATGTCGCCAGGCTGCTTGAGGTAAAAAATGCGGTGGCATAAGCCTCTTTAATGTCGCCAAAAAAGCGCAGTGCAGCGTAGCCATAGAACTTTAAAAACCCGGTGTAGACCAGCGACCATAAAATGGCTAGGCCTAGGTAAAACGTGGCGGTGAATACTAATAATGATTTGAGGGTCGCCCATCCCTGAGTACCGAAAGTAGCGGCACTGATCGCCATTACGCCAATGGGCGCATAGAGCAAAATGCCGCCCAGTATTTTATAAAATAATTCGTTAAAGGCGTTGAAAAAACGCTCCAGCAACAGGCCTTGCTCTTTTGTCTGCTCGTCGGGTGAAAAGGTCATGGTTGAAATAGCAATGCCTATAATAATGGCAACAAAAAGAATGGCCATTAAATCGCCCGCTGCAAAGGCTCCAAACAGGTTGTTGGGCACAATTTTCAACAACATGGCAGACGCGCCCGGTATCTCAGGTTGCTGGACAACCACATCGGGCAGGCTTAGATTATTTCCCGGATTAAAAAACAGAGCCAGTGATACGCCAATACACACGGCCATGGCCGTAGTAACAGCATAATAGAGTATGAGTTTGCCGCTTAATCTGCCCATTTGCCTGACATTCATCTTGCCAATTGCCAGCGCGACCGTCAAAAAAATTACGGGTGTTGCAATTAAACTGAGTAGGCGAATAAAAATAGTGCCCAAGGGGCTGAGAATAGCGGCTTGTTCACGGAAGATGATGGCGATAGCAATGCCCAGAAAAAACCCCGCTGACATTTTAATCACCAGCGAGGTTTCTTTATACGTTTTCCATATACTCATGTGTTTCGTTTTGCCTTGTAGAGCTAGGTATTAACCGTAGGCGGGAATTATTACGATTCAAGCTGCGTCAATTATCAGTGCAACGTGCCGGGAGCGGCAGGTTACCTGAATACAGCCGTGGGACGTAAAACCGACCTCGGTTGACGCTTGCTGACGGTCAATGGGTGATGTAGTGCCCGTCTATAGCGTATATTGGTTATCATATTGTCCACATAGATAAGGAGCAACCCAGCATGCTGGCAAAGAAAGAACCCACCAACGTTATTGGTGAACCATTGGAAGTCTGCGGTAAAGATCCGGTAACCGGCTTTTTCCGGGACGGTTGCTGCAATACGGGCCCCGAGGACATGGGCAACCATACGGTATGTGCGGTGGTGACTGACGATTTCCTGGCGTTCTCCCGCAGCCGGGGTAACGATCTGACCGAAGCCCGCCCGGAGTTTGGCTTTCCGGGATTAAAGGCCGGAGATGGCTGGTGTCTGTGCGCGGGCCGCTGGCGCGAAGCATTGGAAGCAGGCTGTGCCCCCCGGGTTCGGCTGAAGGCCACCCACAGCGCCGCGTTGGAAGTTTGTGACCTGGCAGACCTGAAGAAGCATTCTGTGGATCTGAGTTAGTGGCACAAAGCGGGGAGGGCGCCTGTGCGCCCTCCACCGTTTACTGCAAAACGCCCCTCACCGTTTACTCAAGCAAAATCATATCCCCCGCCTTTTTCAAGAGCGATTTGGTAAGCCGGCCTGGCGTGCACACGTTTTACCCAGGCGCTGATATGGGGCCGGTTATTGCCGGTGATGCCCCGGGCCACTGAGGCTTCTAATGGAAAGCTCATCTGAATATCCGCAGCGCTCAGGTTGTCCCCAAGAAACCAGGTGTTTTTTGCCAGGTGAGATTCGACAAAATCCAGGTGGGTTTTGATCATCGGGCCGATGAAAACTTCATTGGTTTTGTTCGCAATGCCTTTTGCCACCGGCTTGACAAAAAACGGCATCGGGCTGGTTTTTACCTTTTCAAACACCAGGCGCATCACCAGCGGCGGCATCAAAGAGCCTTCGGCGTAATGCAGCCAGTATGTGTAATCAAGCCAAGCCTGGCCGCCGCTCTCTGGCAGCATGGTGTCTTTGCCGTAGGTGTGGGCAAGGTACTCGATAATGGCGCCGGACTCCGCGATAACCAAGTCGCCGTCGGTGATCACCGGTGATTTACCCAGCGGGTGTATTTTTTTAAGGCTGTCAGGCGCCAGCATGGATTTGGGATCACGCTCGTAGTGCTGGATCTTGTAGGGCACTCCCAGCTCTTCCAGCATCCAGAGAATACGTTGTGAGCGGGAGTTATTGAGGTGGTGAACTGTAATCATGCAGAATCTCCGTTTGCCTCGATAAAATGAGCAGTCTAGTAGAGTAGTCTTAAAATAGCTTTTTGGTTCACCACTATCATCCGCAGTACTCCATTGCTGAAAAATGACTTGGGCAGGCAACTCGCGGTTGAGCGGCGTCAGGCATTCTTGCGCTTGCCGCGTTTACTCGCCAGCCAGTCGGAAAAGCCTGCGATCATAGCGTAGAACGAAGGTACGAAGAGGCTCGCCAGCACCGCCACCGATAACATACCCATAACCACGGTGGTACCAATCTGATTGCTGCTCGCGCCGCTTGCGCCACCTGCAATGGCCAGAGGGAGAGTCCCGAATACAAACGCCAGTGACGTCATTACGATGGGTCGGAAACGCTGCTCTGCCGCATGCTCCGCCGCTTCGCGAACGGACAGGTTTTGCTCATGTCGTTGCAGTTCGGCGAATTCGACGATCAAAATGGCGTTTTTCGCCGCAAGGCCCACCACCACCAGCATCCCAACCTCGACATA
This window encodes:
- a CDS encoding acyl-CoA thioesterase, which gives rise to MEPGSATLTMTVLMTPDMANFSGNVHGGALLKHLDEVAYACASRYAGAYVVTLSVDQVMFLQPVHVGELVTFLASVNYTGRTSMEVGIKVITENIREKLVRHTNSCFFTMVAVDENGKAVEVPKLGPRTGDQIRRFANGQERRAIRVELEERYKALQRPGA
- a CDS encoding ABC transporter permease, translating into MATYDFLFSSLGLTEWCAEGKSNAPMSMAELLNKSKGTEAEQSLWDVPFPSMDALNDSCAAFPQSRELTQGLEQGFLAIKDNLSVVLDPITQPLSWALDGTLYGILTTPWWIVIPILLAVVLFVTKSWKLVGFVAGSLCLLAFIDYYEYAMQTLAIILVCAFICVLLGVPIGIGMSRNDMMQRLTIPVLDMLQTLPPFVYLIPLIFLFSVTESKLYGIAIILYAIVPVIRMTNLGIRLVDPDVIEAANAFGMTSRQMLYKVQIPLALPNIMAGVNQTIMMSLAMVVIASLVSAPGLGVLVLQGIRNLELGVGLVAGLGIVILAVILDRVTKASLARINASQKQ
- a CDS encoding betaine/proline/choline family ABC transporter ATP-binding protein (Members of the family are the ATP-binding subunit of ABC transporters for substrates such as betaine, L-proline or other amino acids, choline, carnitine, etc. The substrate specificity is best determined from the substrate-binding subunit, rather than this subunit, as it interacts with the permease subunit and not with substrate directly.), with product MDRDIKISIRNLYKIFGPTPDVALEYVKQGMGKAELLEQHQHVLGLQDINVDIREGHVTVIMGLSGSGKSTLIRHLNRLIEPTAGEIEVDGENVLIFDEDQLRKLRRENMSMVFQKFALLPHKTVLENAGMALSVRGHKIEEFEAEAKKWIARVGLEGNEYQYPHQLSGGMQQRVGIARALASNSPIMLMDEAFSALDPLIRSDMQDLLLELQDELQKTIVFITHDLDESLKLADHLVILKEGYIVQQGEPQEILMHPNDPYIVNFISDINRARVLRVRSVMKKTTEAPENVAGDIGERDNLESVIALSGGDTSLTYRVVRKGKQVGVLEVQDLFKALVPTESPESDTRSHY
- a CDS encoding ABC transporter substrate-binding protein, with the protein product MRKLTPVALLCALSAPSLAAAECGEVSITQMTWASNAVVTGVATFIMEQGYGCDVSVIPSDTVPAVTSVAENGEPDIVTELWLNSAGEAYLRLEEQGKIKRVAEVLDPGGVEGWWIPTYLAEKHPELKTIEGIMANPELVDSRFNNCPVGWGCRVVSDNLIRALDLEASGITVFDHGSGETQATSMASAVQSEEPWFGYYWGPTVPMGKYDMTRVKIGEYKPDVHARNQTQEAENPGVSEFPAAPVLTAVTTSFGEREPEVVEMLSKMTFKTSTMSSLLAWMDENNASAEEAAVYFLSNNSDEWSSWLNESASQRLANVLGQ
- a CDS encoding type II toxin-antitoxin system RelE/ParE family toxin codes for the protein MKLVYTDEAIEDLKRLRAFIAVNSPSAAAKIATELVGKIELLSDFPNMGTQVEMAPVPDSIRDMVFGKYIVRYSVHASAIIILRVWHSLEGER
- a CDS encoding DUF3297 family protein, whose protein sequence is MSDTNSKPTLPDRLAGNPRSPHHLEEFFEHQIGIRLNGKERKDVDEYCISEGWVKIASPRALDRRGQPMLITLKGTVEAYYT
- a CDS encoding glutathione S-transferase translates to MITVHHLNNSRSQRILWMLEELGVPYKIQHYERDPKSMLAPDSLKKIHPLGKSPVITDGDLVIAESGAIIEYLAHTYGKDTMLPESGGQAWLDYTYWLHYAEGSLMPPLVMRLVFEKVKTSPMPFFVKPVAKGIANKTNEVFIGPMIKTHLDFVESHLAKNTWFLGDNLSAADIQMSFPLEASVARGITGNNRPHISAWVKRVHARPAYQIALEKGGGYDFA
- a CDS encoding excalibur calcium-binding domain-containing protein; its protein translation is MSSQQFSCDGRTYCSQMTSCSEATYFLRSCPNTKMDGNNDGVPCERQWCR
- a CDS encoding CopG family ribbon-helix-helix protein, with the protein product MSVTTVRLQAEVEQHLEAIAGRLQRSKGWVINQALLEYIEKQQLEQERWTQTLEAMESAAQGKLVDASEVHSWLNSWGAENEQDAPRSGK
- a CDS encoding cupin domain-containing protein, whose product is MSIKRIFPSANHLQPVDGEPFRSVITESVEAAIVAWYVKPGQRVSAHLHPEGQDTWTILSGHGQYQLDAAGSSKQITAGDVVVAHKGEVHGVLNTGSEPLVFISVVCPALSGFELLESQYAHTEI
- a CDS encoding DUF2237 family protein → MLAKKEPTNVIGEPLEVCGKDPVTGFFRDGCCNTGPEDMGNHTVCAVVTDDFLAFSRSRGNDLTEARPEFGFPGLKAGDGWCLCAGRWREALEAGCAPRVRLKATHSAALEVCDLADLKKHSVDLS
- a CDS encoding dicarboxylate/amino acid:cation symporter gives rise to the protein MSIWKTYKETSLVIKMSAGFFLGIAIAIIFREQAAILSPLGTIFIRLLSLIATPVIFLTVALAIGKMNVRQMGRLSGKLILYYAVTTAMAVCIGVSLALFFNPGNNLSLPDVVVQQPEIPGASAMLLKIVPNNLFGAFAAGDLMAILFVAIIIGIAISTMTFSPDEQTKEQGLLLERFFNAFNELFYKILGGILLYAPIGVMAISAATFGTQGWATLKSLLVFTATFYLGLAILWSLVYTGFLKFYGYAALRFFGDIKEAYATAFFTSSSLATLPVAISVAKKAGVSAKTANFALPLGAIFNSDGGALRMGVSLVFAANIMGLDLALVDLVTIVVIGTVLSIGTAGVPAAGLVTLSAVLSMFGLPLEIVALIAGVDALIGMGGTASNVVGDIIGAAVIDEKEVVTA